The Montipora capricornis isolate CH-2021 chromosome 3, ASM3666992v2, whole genome shotgun sequence genome includes the window ATTTTGTGTTCGAAAACTAGTCAAAAGTCAAAGTACTAGCTTCAAGTTCTGAAAAGCTGTTCTTACAATATGTTTTCAACGAGGTAAAACAATAGCAAGGCCGGTaggcaggtttttttttttttttttagcatcgAGGGTGTGATCTAATGAGGAGACGGACCAAACAAGCGCCAAATTAGCCTCTAGGGGGTCTGGGAGCATGCTCCCCAggaaaaatttttaaattaggTCGTCTGAGACTGCATTTCGTACGTTTTGAGGGCAGTATGATTTAAAAAACAGGAAGCCAAAAACGAACTGAAAAAACGTGGATATTACTCaaacttttgaaattcaaaacgGATTTTCTTGGCGCAGAGACTACTTTACGTGTGTATTTTACAGGTTTAGAGCTGTCACTATctaaaatgaacaaaagtgggaaataaagttgaaaatctgTATTATTCACTGGGTTTGCTCATCATGATCTTTCAGAAGTGTGCCAAGCTCAAGCCTCCTGCACAAAAAGTGAATCAGAACAAAACTGTAATACCCTTCCTTACGGGTCTGATACTAAAGTTTCAGTATCTTCCTTTTGATGATACAGACTCGGAGTTATGGCACTCAAACCActgagcgttctctccgaccttgaaaaaaaaaaaaatcctctggtATCCACTCATGATATCATAAAGAATTTAAATCTATTTGGTTCAGTTTTGAAAATCTGAATATATTTAATTTTGAGTGATAAATGATCAGTTACCGTAGCATTTTCAGTTTTCGACACAAATTAAGTCACCTATTCTGACGTATTTAGCTGATCTCCGTAGCCCTTCAAAATACACCCAATTTTTTCTCAACAGCACGGAAACAGTGTAACGCTGCGTGCCGCTGGTTGTTCGATTACACTGGAAAGGAAGAACCTTAAAAGCACCCAATAAGGTAAGGTCCACTTTAGGGGTTGCATGGTAGGCGGGCAATGGTGTTCCAAGAGATAAGAACTGATAAAGCGTACTTGCGGTCAAATTATgtgtaatttgtgataatcttATCAGCATAAATAGCTGTAGCAGAGGCCcagccccagttgttcaaaaggtggataacgcaaTCCTCCGGATAATTTACCATCCgctggatagcgcaattggtttcgctatgacttgatttatccagcggataacgCTACCCATCGcctgaacaactggggcctgattgAGAGTTTAAGGCGCTTGGGGTGGCACCGCGTGATCGCGGTTTGTATTTTGCGACCGTTACTCGAGTAAGgcattctacggtcagccttGCAGCGTGCACAAGCCCAGTTCCATTTATTGTGATACCGCGCTGAAAAAAAGGCTTTATGCCGTCGTTAGGTTGCTCATGATagcgttcatttacattgtaaatagtcaagtgaagctattatcctcgcagttatgaacgcaatttttgcaattgcctaGAGAAGCCtagaaaattcaggacttcaacggggtttgaacctgtgacctcgcgataccggtgtgacgctctaaccagctgagctatgaagccactgaagttgggagctggtcatttgtggattccaATGTTCccttgaggaatgaatcaaaccccgttgaagacctcaatttttcaggcttctctacgcaattgcaaaaattgcgttcataactgcgaagatcatagcttcacttgattttatatccgcagttcatatatgatccatttcatatatcatttcatcgttgattcattcctcacgcgattattagaactcacaaatgaccaactcccagcggcagtggcttcatagctcagttggttagagcgtcgcaccggtatcgcgaggtcacgggttcaaacctctttgaattcctgaatttttcaggcttctctacgcaattgcaaaaaattgcgttcacaactgcgaggataatagcttcacttgatttcatatccgcatttcatatatcatttcattgttgattgTAAATAGTGTCTTAGTCGgggatataataataataatagtaataataataataataataacaataattattattattgttattattattattattattattattatacattcgTGCACTTGCACGCGCAGAATTGTAACTGTTactgtattttaaatttcaaattgtaaACGTATTTAAATTagtggaaaaggaaacaacaaattaaactgatgatggcatgagtCATGCCAAAACTTGTCTTTAAAAAGTTCTATCGTGAGCTTGAAGTTTCtgttaataatagtaataataataattattataataattataataatgctCTGGTGCCTTGCTCTTCTCTTTATAATAGAGTTAATGCATTCAGTAATATTTTTGTACTTATTCCAATACTAAATGAATGGCACAGGGGCTTGGCTGGCCAACGCGCCCATATATCACTCCTAGATCAGgtgtccggttgagtagtggaggcaaattcttagggaacaagggaacataacCATATTTGCAGAGGTTATTTCCAGAACAAGGGAACTAGGAGACATTTTTAACGGGAACAAGCCTACTCGGAGCTATCAAGCCTGTTGTGAGCTGTTGTGAGCTAGTTAAATAATTGCGAGTTAAACGAAGGCATCTATGTTAAGTTGTAAATTTCAGCTGTTTTTCAATTCTTTCTTTCAGAAAATCCATATAAGTTTCTTGGGGCAGCTACTTATACGGCGATGCCATTCATCAAGCATTTATGTGAAGAAACGTGGCCACCATTTGCTCTTTCTGTGCTGACAGCGTCCATAGCTTTTGGATTATGTCTCATAACTTTACCTGGAAACTTTTTACTTTGCATTGCTATGATCAAAGATCCTTACAAAGAACTGAAGAATTCGTTCAACTGCTTCGTTCTGCAGCTGGCCATAAGCGACCTCGTGGTTGGCGCATTGACCGAGCCTCTATTTATCATGTTTCATACAAGAGAAGCCATGGGATATCCTGTTATGCATAATGTCTGGTTAATTCATTTGTCGTTCTTCGTCTCTTACACAGCTTCGTTATTGAGTCTGGTGGCTCTAACTCTTGATCGATATTTCACAGTGATGTCGTACCACAAGAGAGTCTTATCCAATAACACTGTGAACCTGATATCGGTGCTTATATGGGTGATATCCATATCATTGTCGTGCTTTTATTTCGTCACTGGCTTTTACTTGTTTGCATTTATGTTCAACAATGCAGCCCTTATAATAATAGTAACCATATTGACGTTTACATATGTCCGTATTCATCAAAGGCTAAAACAGCAAATAACGCGCTGGAGCTGGCTTCACCAGACACAGGTGAAACTAAAGGCTATGTCCATGGAACGAAAACTAAACCGAGCCTTTTACACCATTTTGGGAATTTTCCTGGCGTGTCTGATTCCCTCCGCTGTTATGATGTATATCATCAGTTTCAGTGACAATTGCAGCTGTACGCTAGTTCATTGGTTCAGAGACTTGGATTGCTTATTTCCTTTGGTTAATTGTTCGGTGAACCAATTTCTATACGCCTGGAAAAGTCGTAATTTTAGAAGAGCCGTCACCACAGTGTTCTGTAAAACAGCTTCTTATGAAGTTACTTCGCCTCCTTTGACTCCAAATGGAACTGTGTCTACTATCAACTCTAAACGTGCAGACGAACTGGAACCCGAGTCGATGATAGCTTTGGATCCTGTCCGTCTTTTGAGAGCAACCGCTATGGATGAAGATGTGTTATGTGAAGTACACGATAACATTGTTGCGGAAGAGTAAATAGTATTTCTGGACTTGGAATATACCGGCAAAAAAATTTTTATGGCCATAACTGAAAAAACCTCGACCGTGTTGTTAACTATATTTTTGAAACTAATAGTCTGTCGTTTACTTAGCTGGATTTATTTTGCAAATGGttattagcctgcgtagctggtaGGGTATTTTATCGCTGGATTATTTAAAACTCGCGAGTGCCATGTTTTTGGCCGCGAGTGGGTCGTGAGTTGCTTGCGACTGGGATGGGCACTAGTAGTTTTGAAATATCCCGCCATCTACGCAGGCTAATTGTTATGGGCAGCCCTGGCGAAAGCCAAAAGGCACTAATAATGAATTTTCAAGTGTTATTACAGttaggcgcggtggcctcatggttagtgtgctcgacttcgGAGCGAATGTCCGGGCTCTggacctggccggggacattgtgttgtgttcgtgggcaagacactttattctctaggtgcctctctccacccaggtgtcaTGATAAATGGGTAtcagcgaaatgctgggggtaaccctgcgatggactagtaTCCCAttcaggggggagtagaaatactcctagttgcttcatgcttcAGAAACCGAAGATAAGCTCCGgtctgatgggccactaggccTGTAAGCTGACTTTACCTTACGTTTtttattacagttgagcccacgtTTCACTTAGGCAAGACAAACCTTAAATTACTCGCAAAAATGCGAAGGAAACAGTCAAGAATCAAGATGGATaagaaattcttgttttgacccgaaagcctcgttTTCGCGTTTTGAGAAACTTACACCGTGAAAACGTGGGCTCAACTGCAAAAACAAGTCGCCGCCAAATTTAGTTAGTCTTTGAAGAGGCCTCCCAAGCGTTCTTGACGACAAGCGACATCGCtctaaaattgcaaaaaatgtggCGACAATCTTCGCGACAGCGACAATCCATTTTTAACTTCGACAAAGCGACATCTTTTCACTTCGTCATTTCGACAGCGACATGACCGACCAGGCCAGCGTGACTCTAAATCTggtaactacttggtgtaggcactcatatagtggtccaGTGTAGTaactcatatagtggtcccaggtggcttcatccctagccgtaactaagcatccctaaccgtacctaagcatccttagccgtacttaagcatcccaaACCGTACATAAGCATCCTCtctcatccctaaccgtacttaagcatccctaaccgtacttaagcatcctttatcatccttagccgtacttaagcatccctaaccgtactgaagcatccttcttcatccctaaccgtacttaagcatcctttatcatccctagccgtacttaagcatccctaaccgtacttaagcatcctttatcatccctagccgtacttaagcatccttaagcgTACTTAaacatccttcttcatccctaaccgtacttaagcatccgttatcgtccctagccgtacttaagcatccttatgcgtacttaagcatccttcttcatccctaaccgtacttaagcatcctttataatccctagccgtacttaagcatccctaaccatacttaagcatccctaagcgtacttaagcatcctttatcatccctagccgtacttaagcatccctatacgtacttaagcatccttcttcatccctaaccgtacttgagcatcctttatcatccctagccgtacttaagcatccctatgcgtacttaagcatccttctttatccctaaccgtacttaagcatcctttatcatacTTAAGCATCCGTTATCGTCCCTTGCCGTACTTAaccatccctaaccgtacttaagcatcctttatcatccctaggtgtacttaagcatccctatgcgtacttaagcatccctcttCATCcgtagccgtacttgagcaacCCAAACCGTACTTAGGCATCCCCaaccatacttaagcatccccaaccatacttaagcatccccaacaatacttaagcatccctaaccatacttaagcatccctaaccgtattTCAGCATCCCTAATCATCCTTAACTGTAcataagcatccttaatcaacCTTAACcttacttaagcatccctagcctTACTTACGCATCCCTGACCGTACTTAAgaatccctaaccgtacttaagcatccctaaccgtacttaagcatccccaaccatacttaagcatccctaaccataTTTAAGCACCCCTAACCGTATTTCAGCATCCCTAATCATccttaaccgtacttaagcatccttaatcatcccaaaccatacttaagcatccctaaccatgcttaagcatccctaacggtacttaagcatccctaaccataCTTCAGCATCCCTAATCATCCTTAactgtacttaagcatccttaatcatccctagccgtacttaagcatcctttatcatccctagccgtacttacgcatccgtaagcgtacttaagcatcctttatcatccttagccgtacttaagcatccctaaccgtacttaagcatcctttatcatccctagccgtacttaagcatccttaaccgtacttaagcatcctttatcatccttaaccgtacttaagcatcctttatcatccttagccgtacttaagcatccctaaccgtactgaagcatccttcttcatccctaaccgtacttaagcatcctttatcatccttagccgtacttaagcatccctatgcgtacttaagcatccttcttcatccctagccgtacttaagcatcctttatcatccttagccgtacttaacCATccttaagcgtacttaagcatccttcttcatccctagccgtacttaagcatccctaaccgtacttaagcatccctatcCTTACTTAAGCATCCATCTTCATCcataaccgtacttaagcatcctttatcatccctagccgtacttaagcatccataagcgtacttcagcatccttcttcatcccgaaccgtacttaagcatcctttatcatccctagccgtacttaagcatccctatacgtacttaagcatccttcttcatccctaaccgtacttgagcatcctttatcatccctagccgtacttaagcatccctatgcgtacttaagcatccttctttatccctaaccgtacttaagcatcctttatcatacTTAAGCATCCGTTATCGTCCCTTGCCGTACTTAaccatccctaaccgtacttaagcatcctttatcatccctaggtgtacttaagcatccctatgcgtacttaagcatccctcttCATCcgtagccgtacttaagcatccctaaccgtacttaagcatccccaACCATACTTAATCATCCCTAACCATatttaagcatccctaagcatacttaagcatccctaaccgcaCTTCAGCATCCCTAATCAAccttaaccgtacttaagcatccctagccgtacttaagcatccctaaccatacttaagcatccccaaccatacttaag containing:
- the LOC138041133 gene encoding adenosine receptor A2b-like; this translates as MPFIKHLCEETWPPFALSVLTASIAFGLCLITLPGNFLLCIAMIKDPYKELKNSFNCFVLQLAISDLVVGALTEPLFIMFHTREAMGYPVMHNVWLIHLSFFVSYTASLLSLVALTLDRYFTVMSYHKRVLSNNTVNLISVLIWVISISLSCFYFVTGFYLFAFMFNNAALIIIVTILTFTYVRIHQRLKQQITRWSWLHQTQVKLKAMSMERKLNRAFYTILGIFLACLIPSAVMMYIISFSDNCSCTLVHWFRDLDCLFPLVNCSVNQFLYAWKSRNFRRAVTTVFCKTASYEVTSPPLTPNGTVSTINSKRADELEPESMIALDPVRLLRATAMDEDVLCEVHDNIVAEE